The Calditrichota bacterium genome includes a window with the following:
- a CDS encoding competence/damage-inducible protein A, with translation MSEISAELISIGNELLAGYTVNTNVTFISQQLKDIGISVKWITTIADEPDEIFDALQKANQRANIVMTTGGLGQTPDDITKATICTYFDTKLHQSHSVLKDLKKFIHDRNRSEKFLEINRGQALVPVDAQIISNPIGTAPGLILKRDGSWFSFMPGVPREMKAMVTNHFIPFLKTKFDLPKIKTEIMRTTGVPESKLYDILKAEIEAYPQFPVAFLPKQIGVDMRFRLMVTDSGIEKNWHGFIERIRIKAQKYIFTNDERNIEQVMVEMLSSKKLTLAIVESFTGGLIQDWITDVPGSSAIYNGGIVTYSNESKVEFTEVSQETLQKFGAVSEQTALEMVRGIQKRFNSDCAISTTGIAGPDGGSKEKPVGLCFVAARYKEKEFVRQFNFGTERRINKMRGAMTGMEMLRRLLV, from the coding sequence ATGAGTGAAATTAGTGCAGAATTAATTTCAATTGGGAATGAATTGTTGGCCGGATATACTGTAAATACAAACGTAACCTTCATTTCACAGCAATTAAAGGATATCGGGATTTCGGTAAAGTGGATTACAACAATCGCTGATGAGCCGGATGAAATATTCGATGCACTTCAAAAAGCAAATCAGCGCGCTAATATTGTGATGACAACAGGCGGCCTTGGCCAAACACCGGATGATATTACAAAAGCAACAATCTGTACCTATTTTGATACCAAACTTCACCAAAGCCATTCGGTTTTAAAAGACCTTAAAAAATTTATACATGATCGTAACCGAAGCGAAAAGTTTTTGGAAATTAACCGGGGCCAGGCTTTGGTACCAGTGGATGCACAGATAATCTCAAATCCAATTGGTACGGCGCCGGGGCTAATTCTGAAAAGGGATGGAAGCTGGTTTTCATTTATGCCGGGTGTCCCTCGCGAAATGAAAGCAATGGTCACAAATCATTTTATCCCGTTTTTAAAAACAAAGTTTGATCTTCCCAAAATTAAAACAGAAATCATGCGCACAACCGGCGTCCCCGAATCAAAGTTATATGATATTTTGAAAGCTGAAATTGAAGCATATCCACAATTCCCAGTTGCATTTCTGCCAAAACAAATTGGGGTTGATATGCGGTTCCGGCTTATGGTGACTGATTCGGGAATTGAAAAAAACTGGCATGGATTTATAGAGAGAATCCGAATTAAAGCTCAGAAATATATCTTTACAAATGATGAACGCAACATAGAACAAGTTATGGTCGAAATGCTTTCCAGCAAAAAACTGACCCTGGCAATTGTAGAAAGTTTTACCGGCGGTTTAATCCAGGATTGGATAACAGATGTTCCGGGAAGCTCGGCAATTTATAATGGTGGAATTGTTACATATAGCAATGAGTCCAAAGTAGAATTTACCGAAGTGAGCCAGGAAACTCTGCAAAAGTTTGGTGCTGTTAGTGAACAAACTGCCCTGGAAATGGTACGCGGTATTCAAAAAAGATTTAACAGTGATTGCGCCATTTCTACAACAGGAATTGCCGGCCCGGATGGTGGAAGTAAAGAGAAACCTGTGGGTCTTTGTTTTGTTGCTGCCCGCTATAAAGAAAAAGAATTTGTACGCCAGTTTAATTTTGGTACAGAGCGTCGTATTAATAAAATGCGCGGTGCCATGACGGGTATGGAAATGTTACGACGGTTGCTCGTTTAA
- a CDS encoding NADH:ubiquinone reductase (Na(+)-transporting) subunit B yields MKFLHDLIEKQKPLFDKGGKLEKYFPIFEMTETILFWTNARTKSGPHIRGGLDTKRYMMMVVVALLPMTLFGMYNTGLQHFQAVGEVASFMDAFMFGFWQVLPLIIVSYAVGGFWEVLFAIIRKHEVNEGFLVTGLLFPLILPATMPLWQAAIGISFGVVIGKEVFGGTGMNILNPALTGRAFLFFAYPGKISGDKVWIAIDSAKDKVIDGFSGATPLLAATSAEGNQSAATAVSEAGFSVMDMFYGFVPGSWGETSVLAALIGAAILIVTGVGSWRIMLSVVLGGMAMGTLMNMLAGEGSSPILSLPAYMHLLMGGFALGTVFMATDPVSAAQTSTGKWIYGFLIGLLAVLIRAVNPAYPEGMMLAILFMNVFAPLIDYFVVQANIKRRLSRA; encoded by the coding sequence TTGAAATTTTTACATGATCTTATAGAAAAACAAAAGCCTCTCTTTGACAAAGGTGGAAAGCTGGAAAAATACTTTCCAATCTTTGAGATGACGGAGACAATTTTGTTCTGGACAAATGCCCGGACAAAGTCGGGGCCACATATTAGGGGCGGTTTAGATACAAAACGGTATATGATGATGGTTGTTGTTGCCTTACTACCAATGACCTTGTTTGGAATGTACAATACCGGGCTTCAACATTTTCAAGCAGTTGGAGAAGTGGCTTCTTTTATGGATGCCTTTATGTTTGGGTTCTGGCAAGTTTTACCGCTGATAATTGTTTCTTATGCAGTTGGTGGTTTTTGGGAAGTCCTTTTTGCCATTATTCGCAAACACGAAGTGAATGAAGGTTTTCTTGTAACAGGATTATTATTTCCATTAATCTTGCCTGCAACAATGCCGTTATGGCAAGCAGCAATCGGTATTTCATTTGGTGTTGTAATTGGCAAAGAAGTATTTGGCGGAACCGGTATGAATATTCTCAATCCGGCTTTAACGGGGCGTGCCTTTTTATTCTTTGCGTATCCGGGGAAAATTTCCGGTGATAAAGTGTGGATCGCAATTGATTCTGCAAAGGACAAAGTAATTGATGGTTTTTCAGGAGCCACACCTTTGTTAGCCGCTACAAGTGCAGAAGGAAACCAGTCTGCTGCTACTGCTGTTAGCGAGGCCGGATTTTCAGTAATGGATATGTTTTATGGTTTTGTGCCGGGAAGTTGGGGAGAAACTTCAGTTCTTGCAGCTTTAATCGGAGCAGCTATATTAATAGTTACAGGTGTTGGAAGTTGGCGAATTATGTTATCCGTTGTTCTTGGTGGTATGGCCATGGGAACTTTAATGAACATGCTGGCAGGAGAAGGTTCTTCTCCGATTCTATCTTTACCGGCATATATGCATTTGTTAATGGGTGGTTTTGCATTAGGTACTGTTTTTATGGCAACAGATCCTGTATCTGCAGCACAGACTTCCACTGGTAAATGGATTTACGGATTTTTAATTGGCTTGCTTGCTGTTTTAATTCGCGCTGTTAATCCTGCGTATCCTGAAGGTATGATGCTTGCAATTTTATTCATGAACGTCTTTGCTCCTCTAATTGATTATTTTGTGGTGCAGGCAAATATTAAAAGGAGGTTAAGTCGTGCATAG
- the recA gene encoding recombinase RecA, translated as MSTNLDKEKAVDVAVTQIERQFGKGSIMKLGDQAKVKVDVISTGSISLDAALGVGGVPVGRITEIYGPESSGKTTLALHCVAEAQKNGGLAAFVDAEHALDPIYAKKLGVDTTNLLVSQPDNGEQALEIVETLVRSGALNIIVIDSVAALVPKAEIEGDMGDSHMGLQARLMSQALRKLTGTVSKSDTAVIFINQIREKIGVMFGNPETTTGGRALKFYTSIRMDIRRIATIKEANEAMGNRTKVKVVKNKLAPPFREAEFDIMYSLGISREGDILDKAVDNRIVDKSGTWFSYKETRLGQGRENVKRFFKENPDIMENILLELKPKLGLGPEVVEEKTEEKKI; from the coding sequence ATGAGTACCAATCTTGATAAAGAAAAAGCTGTAGATGTAGCAGTTACCCAAATTGAGCGCCAGTTTGGAAAAGGTTCAATAATGAAACTGGGCGATCAGGCGAAAGTGAAAGTTGATGTTATCTCAACAGGTTCTATTTCCCTGGATGCGGCACTTGGAGTTGGCGGTGTTCCCGTTGGACGAATTACCGAAATTTATGGCCCTGAATCTAGTGGTAAAACGACTTTGGCTTTACATTGTGTTGCTGAAGCTCAAAAAAATGGTGGCCTGGCGGCCTTTGTAGATGCTGAACATGCCCTTGATCCGATCTATGCAAAAAAGCTGGGAGTTGATACAACTAATTTGCTGGTCAGCCAGCCGGATAATGGAGAACAGGCTTTGGAAATTGTTGAAACACTTGTGCGAAGCGGTGCTTTAAATATAATTGTAATTGACTCTGTTGCAGCACTTGTCCCAAAAGCAGAAATTGAAGGCGATATGGGAGACTCGCACATGGGTTTACAGGCAAGATTAATGTCACAGGCTTTAAGAAAACTAACAGGCACTGTAAGCAAATCTGATACTGCTGTTATTTTTATAAATCAAATCCGCGAAAAAATTGGAGTTATGTTTGGAAACCCTGAAACCACTACCGGTGGTCGCGCTTTAAAATTTTACACTTCTATTCGCATGGATATCCGCCGAATCGCAACTATAAAAGAAGCCAACGAGGCCATGGGGAATCGTACTAAAGTTAAAGTTGTAAAAAATAAGCTAGCGCCGCCCTTTCGTGAAGCAGAATTTGATATTATGTATTCTTTGGGTATTTCACGTGAAGGTGATATTTTAGATAAAGCTGTTGATAACAGGATTGTCGATAAATCCGGAACCTGGTTTTCCTACAAAGAAACACGTCTTGGCCAAGGCCGTGAAAATGTAAAACGTTTCTTTAAAGAAAATCCGGATATTATGGAAAATATTCTACTTGAGCTAAAACCGAAACTGGGTCTTGGACCAGAAGTGGTTGAAGAAAAAACAGAAGAAAAGAAAATATAA
- a CDS encoding Na(+)-translocating NADH-quinone reductase subunit A — translation MAEFKLKKGFDIKVAGKADLELTDLGAPKKVALQPTDFRGYKPKLEVEVGSQVKKGSPLFHLKSNEAIKFVSPVSGKVVEINRGERRAIVEVVVENDSKDEALKFDTFSDSTTKEQIIDTMSKGGMWPLVRQRPFSKIANPADTPRDIFISGMDTAPLAADMKFIMQGLEKDFQLGVNIISKLTEGKIYLSTESGAEGIPAFQNVINVEKNTFSGPHPAGNVGVQIHHIKPVKRDIVWYVQPYAVAMIGQFFRTGEYASERIVAIAGHALKKKQYFKTILGVPVASLITEANLAHPDCRLISGNVLTGRKVLHKGYVGYYDNLISVIPEGPKERRLIGWYRPGFNLRSHSKSFLSTWVNRDENEVDTLLNGGDRTFVMSGDYENVLPMDVYPVYLAKSIMAEDIEEMEGLGILEVDEEDLALCSYICPSKNDFGKIVRQGLDLIEKEG, via the coding sequence ATGGCAGAGTTTAAATTAAAAAAAGGTTTTGATATTAAGGTTGCGGGTAAAGCCGATTTGGAGCTTACCGATTTAGGTGCTCCTAAAAAAGTTGCATTGCAGCCGACTGATTTTCGTGGATACAAACCAAAGCTTGAAGTTGAGGTTGGTTCCCAGGTGAAAAAAGGTTCACCTCTTTTCCATTTAAAAAGTAATGAAGCGATTAAGTTTGTTTCTCCTGTAAGTGGAAAAGTTGTAGAAATAAACCGTGGTGAGAGGCGTGCTATTGTAGAAGTGGTTGTAGAAAACGACTCTAAAGATGAGGCGCTTAAATTTGATACTTTTTCTGATTCAACAACAAAAGAGCAAATAATTGATACCATGTCAAAAGGTGGTATGTGGCCTTTGGTTCGTCAACGCCCGTTTAGCAAAATTGCAAATCCGGCAGATACACCTCGTGATATTTTTATTTCAGGAATGGATACTGCTCCGCTTGCTGCTGATATGAAATTTATTATGCAGGGTCTTGAAAAAGATTTTCAGCTTGGTGTAAATATTATTTCAAAATTAACTGAAGGTAAAATCTATTTAAGTACAGAAAGCGGTGCGGAAGGTATACCTGCATTTCAGAATGTAATTAATGTAGAAAAAAATACTTTTTCCGGACCACATCCGGCAGGTAATGTGGGTGTTCAAATTCACCATATTAAACCGGTAAAAAGAGACATTGTTTGGTATGTCCAGCCTTATGCAGTTGCTATGATTGGTCAGTTTTTCCGTACAGGTGAATACGCATCAGAAAGAATTGTTGCCATTGCAGGACATGCATTAAAGAAAAAGCAATATTTTAAAACAATTTTAGGTGTACCGGTTGCTTCTCTAATAACTGAGGCAAACCTGGCCCATCCGGATTGCCGTTTAATATCCGGTAACGTTTTAACAGGTCGTAAAGTTCTGCACAAAGGGTATGTCGGATATTATGACAATCTTATTTCTGTAATACCAGAGGGACCAAAGGAACGACGCCTTATCGGTTGGTATCGTCCAGGTTTTAATTTGCGGAGTCATTCAAAATCATTTTTATCTACATGGGTTAACCGTGATGAAAATGAGGTTGATACGCTTTTAAATGGTGGAGACAGAACATTTGTTATGAGCGGTGATTACGAAAATGTGCTGCCGATGGATGTCTATCCTGTATACCTTGCAAAAAGTATTATGGCCGAAGATATAGAAGAAATGGAAGGTCTTGGAATTCTTGAAGTGGACGAAGAGGATCTTGCCTTATGTAGTTATATCTGTCCATCAAAAAATGATTTTGGCAAAATTGTGCGTCAGGGCTTGGACTTAATTGAAAAAGAAGGATAG
- a CDS encoding phosphatidylglycerophosphatase A, whose translation MAHLEKDKKEKNLFAFAIGSVGGIGYFPKAPGTFASAIAALLYFLINPEVYALTIGIIAAFILGIVFSDQVEKHSGKDPGFVVIDEFAGQWITFLLLPESTVIIIISGFILFRFFDILKPLGINRLQEFKSGWGIMLDDVLAGIYANIILQVLIYYGVFR comes from the coding sequence ATGGCACACTTAGAAAAGGACAAAAAAGAAAAGAATCTTTTTGCCTTTGCGATTGGCTCAGTCGGCGGGATAGGCTATTTCCCAAAAGCCCCCGGTACTTTTGCCAGCGCAATTGCCGCCCTGCTCTATTTCTTGATAAATCCTGAGGTTTATGCATTAACAATCGGAATAATTGCGGCTTTTATTTTAGGCATTGTTTTTAGCGACCAAGTAGAAAAACATTCTGGTAAAGATCCCGGTTTTGTGGTTATCGATGAATTTGCAGGCCAATGGATTACCTTTCTTCTTCTTCCAGAAAGTACCGTCATAATAATTATTTCCGGATTTATCCTGTTTCGCTTTTTTGATATCCTCAAACCTTTGGGCATAAATAGATTGCAAGAATTCAAATCTGGTTGGGGCATAATGCTGGATGATGTTTTGGCAGGGATTTATGCAAATATAATTTTGCAGGTCCTAATATATTATGGAGTTTTTAGATGA
- the pgsA gene encoding CDP-diacylglycerol--glycerol-3-phosphate 3-phosphatidyltransferase, whose protein sequence is MIQKIPTLLTLLRIVLTPFFIYYFLQETQNARILATIIYFFASFTDWLDGYIARKINHTTRLGQFLDPIADKILVSSALFIFAYKDYLYLWMVIIIVVRDILITALRMYALHRGKVIITSSFAKTKTFIQMGFVLLMIFYLTFPMLPDITLSYSWTDWIMWPTIIGAIVTVLTAASGIHYIMYNRSHINEIFKRLTKKWHT, encoded by the coding sequence ATGATCCAAAAAATTCCTACGCTTTTAACTTTACTTAGAATTGTATTAACACCTTTCTTTATATACTATTTTCTACAGGAAACACAAAACGCGCGGATCTTAGCTACAATAATTTATTTTTTTGCCTCATTTACAGATTGGCTCGATGGTTATATAGCCCGAAAAATAAATCATACAACACGGCTTGGACAATTTCTTGATCCTATTGCAGATAAGATTCTTGTGTCAAGCGCTTTGTTTATTTTTGCCTATAAAGATTATTTATATTTGTGGATGGTCATTATTATCGTTGTTCGTGATATTTTAATCACTGCCTTAAGAATGTATGCTCTGCATAGAGGAAAAGTCATTATCACGAGTTCATTTGCTAAAACAAAAACTTTTATTCAAATGGGATTTGTTTTGTTAATGATTTTTTATCTAACCTTTCCTATGCTCCCCGATATTACCCTTTCTTATTCCTGGACTGACTGGATTATGTGGCCAACTATTATTGGTGCTATTGTTACAGTATTAACTGCAGCAAGCGGAATACATTATATTATGTATAATCGCTCTCATATAAATGAGATTTTTAAACGATTGACTAAAAAATGGCACACTTAG
- a CDS encoding NADH:ubiquinone reductase (Na(+)-transporting) subunit D, translating into MADQAVEVKQPKEGMFSKKNLKALREPLSSNNPITFQVLGICSALAVTVQMRTALVMSLAVMFVLAFSNVSLSMLRKFIPSKIRIIVELAVIATLVILVDQILKAYLYDISKQLSVFVGLIITNCIIMGRAEAFALQNKPWPSFLDGLGNALGYGWILMTIAVGREVLGSGSFMGFKIIPEAFYAAGYEDMGLMVLAPGAFILLGLLVWVQRTITKTVHE; encoded by the coding sequence ATGGCTGATCAAGCAGTTGAAGTAAAACAGCCTAAAGAGGGCATGTTTTCAAAGAAAAACCTTAAAGCATTGCGCGAACCGTTAAGTTCAAACAATCCTATTACATTTCAGGTATTAGGGATTTGTTCAGCACTTGCTGTTACAGTACAAATGCGAACAGCGCTTGTAATGTCTCTTGCTGTAATGTTTGTTTTGGCTTTCTCAAACGTAAGTCTTTCAATGTTGCGTAAATTTATCCCATCAAAAATCAGGATAATTGTAGAGCTTGCAGTAATTGCAACACTTGTAATTTTGGTGGATCAAATCTTAAAAGCATATTTGTATGATATAAGTAAACAGCTAAGCGTATTTGTTGGGCTTATTATTACAAATTGTATAATTATGGGGCGCGCCGAAGCGTTTGCTCTGCAAAATAAACCCTGGCCTTCATTTTTAGATGGTTTAGGAAATGCCCTTGGTTATGGCTGGATATTAATGACGATTGCTGTTGGCAGGGAAGTACTTGGTAGTGGCAGTTTTATGGGTTTTAAAATAATTCCGGAAGCGTTTTATGCTGCGGGTTATGAAGATATGGGCTTGATGGTTCTGGCACCGGGAGCATTTATTTTGCTCGGTTTGCTTGTCTGGGTCCAAAGAACAATCACCAAAACTGTTCATGAATAA
- the nqrE gene encoding NADH:ubiquinone reductase (Na(+)-transporting) subunit E produces the protein MEHYLSLFVKAVFVENILLAFFLGMCSFLAVSKKVETSLGLGAAVIFVLTITTPTNWFINTYLLKDGALAWAGFPGVDLSFLVFITFIAVIAAMVQLVEMVLDKFSPKLYAALGIFLPLIAVNCAILGSSLFLVERDYTLGESTVFGFGSGVGFFLAIVAMSAIRTKMRYSNVPAGLKGLGITMLITGLMSMAFMIFAGIQL, from the coding sequence ATGGAGCATTATTTAAGTTTATTTGTAAAAGCCGTATTTGTAGAAAATATCCTTCTTGCTTTCTTTCTTGGGATGTGTTCCTTTTTAGCAGTTTCTAAGAAGGTTGAAACATCATTAGGATTAGGGGCTGCGGTCATTTTCGTTTTGACAATAACAACACCGACAAACTGGTTTATCAACACTTATCTGTTAAAAGATGGCGCTCTTGCCTGGGCAGGATTTCCCGGTGTGGATTTAAGCTTTCTTGTTTTTATTACTTTTATTGCTGTGATTGCTGCAATGGTGCAACTTGTTGAAATGGTTTTAGATAAGTTTTCACCAAAACTATATGCGGCCCTTGGGATATTTTTACCATTAATTGCTGTAAACTGCGCAATCTTAGGTTCTTCTTTGTTTTTAGTAGAACGTGATTATACTCTGGGTGAGTCAACCGTATTTGGTTTTGGTTCCGGGGTTGGTTTCTTTTTAGCGATTGTGGCAATGTCTGCAATTCGTACAAAAATGCGTTATTCCAATGTACCTGCTGGTTTAAAAGGTCTTGGAATTACAATGTTAATTACAGGTTTAATGTCAATGGCATTTATGATTTTTGCCGGAATTCAACTATAA
- the nqrC gene encoding NADH:ubiquinone reductase (Na(+)-transporting) subunit C gives MHSDFQTFRFAIIITLVCSLLLATAATFLKPRQVENVKLDIKKNILKSAGITDPNTELSREDIQSLYEKNIAESVINDQGASVEGKSPSDINPKANEGLMALYQWKDGEAVKAYIIPISGKGLWSTIYGYLAIEPDGATVKGITFYQHGETPGLGGEIEKSWFTDSYIGKRIINPQGELVSVTSVRGKIKDKVPESEFYHNVDGISGATLTTRGVNDFLKEDLEAYESYFKIVREAQKEVDNG, from the coding sequence GTGCATAGTGATTTTCAAACATTTCGTTTTGCGATTATAATTACGCTTGTTTGTAGTTTGCTATTGGCAACTGCGGCAACGTTTTTAAAACCAAGACAAGTAGAAAATGTTAAACTCGATATTAAAAAGAATATTTTAAAAAGTGCCGGGATAACAGATCCAAACACTGAACTGAGCCGTGAAGATATTCAATCCCTTTATGAAAAAAACATTGCTGAAAGTGTTATTAATGACCAAGGTGCCAGTGTAGAAGGAAAAAGCCCTTCCGATATTAATCCTAAAGCAAATGAAGGATTGATGGCTCTTTACCAATGGAAAGATGGCGAAGCCGTTAAAGCTTATATAATTCCTATTTCAGGAAAAGGTTTATGGTCCACCATTTATGGTTATCTGGCGATTGAACCTGATGGAGCAACTGTTAAAGGTATTACATTTTATCAGCATGGAGAAACACCCGGTTTAGGTGGAGAAATTGAAAAAAGTTGGTTTACTGACAGCTATATCGGCAAAAGAATAATTAACCCGCAGGGTGAGTTGGTTTCAGTAACCTCTGTTCGCGGAAAAATTAAAGATAAAGTGCCTGAGAGTGAATTCTATCATAATGTAGATGGAATTAGCGGTGCCACGCTAACAACCCGTGGAGTTAACGATTTTCTTAAAGAAGACTTAGAAGCATATGAATCATATTTTAAAATTGTAAGGGAAGCGCAGAAGGAGGTAGATAATGGCTGA
- the thpR gene encoding RNA 2',3'-cyclic phosphodiesterase yields MRLFLAIDFPDAIKQSLNDNILQLSEIYPDLKWIKKPALHITLKFFGETEATLQRKIESALNTAFLTIDSFDIKTSITGFFPNPSKARVYYLGLNFSSPLVKCFDITENNLSRVGIEKEKRKFSPHITLARIKKTALHLDEQQFLLDHTFSNISIPVQEITLMSSQLSSSGARYTPVQRFSLRCK; encoded by the coding sequence ATGCGGTTATTTTTAGCGATTGATTTTCCTGATGCAATAAAGCAATCTTTAAATGATAACATTTTGCAATTAAGTGAAATCTATCCTGATTTAAAATGGATAAAAAAACCGGCATTGCACATAACTTTAAAATTTTTTGGTGAAACTGAAGCAACTCTACAACGAAAAATCGAATCTGCATTAAATACTGCTTTTTTAACAATAGATAGCTTTGACATAAAAACTTCGATAACAGGATTTTTTCCAAACCCCAGCAAAGCACGTGTTTATTATTTAGGATTGAACTTTTCCTCACCTTTAGTAAAATGCTTTGACATTACTGAAAACAATCTTTCTCGAGTTGGCATAGAAAAAGAGAAACGGAAATTTAGTCCGCATATTACCCTTGCTCGAATAAAAAAAACAGCCCTTCATTTAGATGAACAACAATTTTTATTAGATCATACTTTTTCTAATATTTCAATTCCGGTACAGGAAATAACACTTATGAGCAGCCAATTATCTTCCAGCGGAGCAAGGTATACGCCCGTACAAAGATTTTCATTGCGCTGTAAATAA